One region of Candidatus Woesearchaeota archaeon genomic DNA includes:
- the purD gene encoding phosphoribosylamine--glycine ligase encodes MANVLVIGSGGREHALVWKLRKSDYVQNLYCAPGNGGTALNATNVPITINGSDFGGIDNLVREKKIDLTVVGPEVHLVNGIVDYYKDNGLIDEEHFIFGPTKSAARLEGSKAFAKDFMFRHSIPTAGFKILYDSDAAKAYLRSQEMPIVIKASGLASGKGSIVCKTLEEADNSIERIMIKKEFKDSGDEVVIEEFMEGQEASILALTDGNEIRVLASSQDHKQIYDGDEGPNTGGMGAYAPAPIATDEIMAKVHERILLPTINGMKEENNPFTGCLYVGLMIKDKEPRVVEFNARFGDPEAQPVLSLLENDLYLLLKSCVKGTLGTHQIRNKKGAACCVVMVSGGYPGKYEEGKEIFGLEDAANIENVYVFHAGTKKEGGKILTNGGRVLGVTGVGKNIEDSIKIAYSGVEKIRWEKEYHRTDIGAKALNRK; translated from the coding sequence ATGGCAAACGTACTCGTTATCGGATCAGGCGGAAGAGAGCATGCTTTAGTTTGGAAATTAAGGAAGAGCGATTATGTTCAAAATTTATATTGCGCTCCAGGCAATGGCGGGACTGCGCTTAATGCAACAAATGTGCCAATAACAATAAACGGATCTGATTTTGGCGGAATCGATAATTTAGTCAGAGAGAAGAAAATTGACCTGACTGTTGTAGGCCCGGAAGTTCACTTGGTCAATGGCATTGTTGATTATTACAAGGACAATGGACTGATTGATGAAGAACATTTTATTTTTGGACCGACAAAGTCTGCCGCTAGATTGGAAGGAAGCAAAGCTTTTGCAAAGGACTTTATGTTTAGGCACAGCATACCTACTGCCGGCTTTAAGATACTATATGACTCCGATGCAGCCAAAGCTTATCTTCGCAGCCAGGAAATGCCTATTGTTATCAAGGCATCAGGCCTTGCTTCTGGAAAAGGCAGCATTGTATGCAAGACATTAGAGGAAGCAGATAATTCAATTGAAAGGATTATGATTAAAAAAGAGTTCAAAGATTCTGGCGACGAAGTTGTGATAGAGGAATTCATGGAAGGCCAGGAAGCAAGCATACTTGCTTTAACAGATGGAAATGAAATAAGGGTTTTGGCTTCATCTCAGGACCACAAGCAGATTTATGATGGAGATGAAGGACCTAATACAGGCGGCATGGGGGCTTATGCGCCTGCTCCAATTGCCACAGACGAGATAATGGCAAAAGTTCATGAAAGAATACTGTTGCCGACAATAAACGGCATGAAGGAGGAAAATAACCCGTTCACCGGCTGCTTGTACGTTGGCTTGATGATCAAAGACAAGGAGCCAAGAGTTGTCGAGTTCAATGCAAGATTTGGCGACCCTGAAGCGCAGCCTGTTCTGTCTTTGCTGGAAAATGACTTGTACCTGCTGCTTAAGTCATGCGTTAAAGGCACATTAGGCACCCATCAAATAAGAAACAAGAAAGGAGCAGCATGCTGCGTTGTAATGGTTTCTGGCGGCTATCCAGGAAAATATGAAGAGGGCAAGGAAATTTTTGGCCTGGAAGATGCTGCAAATATCGAAAATGTTTATGTTTTCCATGCAGGAACAAAAAAAGAAGGCGGTAAAATATTGACAAATGGCGGCAGAGTGTTGGGAGTAACCGGGGTTGGAAAAAACATTGAGGATTCAATTAAAATCGCATATTCAGGTGTTGAAAAGATCAGATGGGAGAAGGAATATCATAGGACAGATATCGGAGCAAAGGCTTTGAACAGAAAATGA
- a CDS encoding radical SAM protein, with product MTDQLVLAINMYCNLECKFCYADGHPGRKESLSLEQFITLIDSDKPKSIDISGGEPFMNSQLNAMLEYAISDLNVETILISTNGTMYRQDLSKILKNQKCELQVSLPAIDEEVWKSITKPSNRITVNRVKENIERWLQEDVRLHLSMPVYGENKDEIEKVVDYATAIGVGVRVTPVFRVGRGKNVDGLSGMDKTLAVAFLNACEVKGLNVENSLEYDCKPLTENSACPFIGTKKYVEPTDNGLLASDCEFLRDIVIGKLKENYRR from the coding sequence ATGACTGATCAGCTAGTTTTAGCTATTAATATGTATTGCAATTTAGAGTGTAAGTTTTGCTATGCTGACGGCCATCCTGGAAGAAAAGAGAGTTTATCACTAGAGCAATTTATAACTCTTATTGACAGCGATAAACCAAAATCTATTGATATTAGCGGAGGAGAGCCATTTATGAATTCTCAATTAAATGCTATGCTGGAATATGCTATATCTGATTTGAATGTTGAGACGATCCTAATATCAACAAATGGAACAATGTACAGGCAAGATTTATCAAAAATACTAAAAAATCAAAAATGCGAGCTTCAAGTAAGCTTGCCAGCTATTGATGAAGAAGTATGGAAAAGCATAACAAAACCATCCAATCGTATAACTGTCAATAGAGTCAAGGAAAATATAGAAAGATGGCTGCAAGAAGATGTTAGATTACACCTATCAATGCCGGTTTATGGTGAAAATAAAGATGAAATAGAGAAAGTTGTAGATTATGCAACAGCTATTGGAGTTGGTGTCAGAGTTACACCTGTATTTAGAGTTGGCAGAGGAAAAAATGTTGATGGTTTAAGTGGGATGGACAAAACATTGGCTGTTGCTTTTTTAAATGCTTGTGAAGTCAAAGGATTAAATGTGGAAAACAGCTTAGAATATGACTGCAAGCCATTAACAGAAAATTCTGCTTGCCCATTTATTGGAACAAAAAAATATGTTGAGCCAACAGATAATGGGCTTTTGGCATCAGATTGTGAATTTCTAAGAGATATCGTAATCGGAAAATTAAAAGAGAATTATAGAAGATAA
- a CDS encoding methyltransferase translates to MYEPQEDSLLLQEYVKKHAFGMVLDVGAGSGIQAIEAAKKKVVKKVIAADIQKDVVDYLKSKIKNKKIIAKQSDLFSNIKNMKFDTIIFNPPYLPSDLKVKDITIEGGKKGYEVIERFLSKANNYLKKDGIILMVFSSLTKPRMINKLIKKNKLKYRLLGKKRIFFEEMMVYLVEREK, encoded by the coding sequence ATATATGAGCCTCAAGAAGATTCCTTATTGCTGCAAGAATATGTGAAAAAACATGCTTTTGGCATGGTCTTAGATGTAGGCGCTGGTTCAGGGATACAAGCGATAGAGGCAGCCAAAAAGAAAGTTGTGAAGAAAGTTATTGCTGCGGATATCCAAAAGGATGTTGTTGATTATTTAAAAAGCAAAATTAAAAACAAGAAGATAATAGCCAAGCAAAGCGATCTTTTTTCAAATATTAAAAACATGAAATTTGACACGATTATTTTCAATCCGCCTTACCTTCCTTCTGATCTGAAAGTCAAAGACATAACCATAGAAGGGGGCAAAAAAGGATATGAGGTTATTGAAAGGTTTTTGAGCAAAGCAAATAATTATCTTAAAAAAGACGGCATTATTTTGATGGTTTTTTCATCGCTGACAAAGCCGAGAATGATCAATAAACTGATAAAGAAAAATAAGTTAAAATACAGATTATTGGGCAAAAAGCGCATATTCTTTGAAGAGATGATGGTTTATCTTGTTGAAAGAGAAAAATGA
- a CDS encoding YkgJ family cysteine cluster protein, which yields MTKKRIAKKSFECENCGQCCRLLFKPNKSDIVKIEAAGHADFLMNHPFRKDQEGYMKLINGDCFFLVKNTDGTSSCRIYDARPKACRDYPFFSKKTAEDCKPMHHLEEVKVRYAKNLYIPKI from the coding sequence ATGACAAAAAAGAGGATTGCAAAGAAAAGCTTCGAATGCGAGAACTGCGGGCAGTGCTGCAGGCTTCTTTTTAAGCCGAATAAGTCAGACATCGTGAAAATAGAGGCTGCAGGCCATGCTGATTTTCTAATGAACCATCCATTCAGGAAAGATCAGGAAGGCTATATGAAGCTGATCAATGGAGACTGTTTTTTCCTTGTAAAAAATACCGACGGAACAAGCTCCTGCAGAATATATGATGCAAGGCCAAAGGCGTGCAGGGATTATCCTTTTTTCAGCAAAAAAACAGCAGAAGACTGCAAGCCAATGCACCATCTTGAGGAAGTCAAGGTCAGATATGCAAAAAATTTATATATTCCAAAGATATAG